The Lactuca sativa cultivar Salinas chromosome 2, Lsat_Salinas_v11, whole genome shotgun sequence genome includes a window with the following:
- the LOC128125903 gene encoding uncharacterized protein LOC128125903 codes for MAFDGQERDMKRSWEPSDKADLHFVYKDVEGASTQWDDIQRKLRNLPPKPSAFKPDPFTPVEDEDSKPKTKSRIDNKTEELKDLEDDLNDSCFLEEYRRKRLAEMKETVED; via the exons ATGGCTTTTGATGGGCAGGAAAGAGATATGAAG AGATCTTGGGAGCCAAGTGATAAAGCTGATCTTCACTTTGTCTACAAAGATGTTGAAGGAGCATCAACTCAATGGGATGATATTCAAAGAAAACTCAGGAACTTACCTCCCAAACCCTCTGCCTTCAAACCCGATCCCTTCACTCCTGTAGAAGATGAAGATTCCAAACCTAAAACCAAATCTCGGATTGATAACAAGACAGAAGAACTCAAAGATTTAGAAGATGATCTTAATGATAGTTGTTTCCTCGAAGAATACAG GAGAAAGAGGTTAGCAGAGATGAAGGAAACAGTGGAAGATTGA